The Dyella caseinilytica genome has a window encoding:
- a CDS encoding AMP-binding protein, whose amino-acid sequence MAIVYDTYQRDEAERLLPLLKVGDPQRVLAMHEGDAITAAQFVAHVERVAAQLPEASAAVNLCEDRYAFMVAFCAIALRGQANLLPPSRAPHAVEEVMAAHPGCHAVGDRPMDPSPHRYHPLPELAVDAATALCAEWPSIAAMQTVAVGYTSGSTGAPRPNTKTWRSLHASTAGNLRMLHQVVGERFAVVATVPPQHIYGIEMSVLLPLLGDVQVHSGRPFFPADIAMALAQVPGPRVLVTTPVHLRALVESGVTLPALAAMLSATAPMPPELAAQAERCFDAPVMEVFGSTETCAFASRRVTADSRWSLYHGVHLHPQPDGTQIEAPQLDVPATLADIVTLHDDGRRFELCGRHADLLEIAGKRASLGDLTRRLLAIPGVKDGAVFQLDEPDAIGVRRIAALVVAPALDEHIILDALRASIDPVFLPRPLRLVESLPRNETGKLPRAALLDLLARHVPA is encoded by the coding sequence GTGGCGATCGTCTACGACACCTATCAACGTGATGAAGCAGAGCGCCTGCTGCCTCTGTTGAAGGTTGGCGATCCGCAGCGTGTGCTGGCGATGCATGAAGGCGATGCGATCACCGCGGCGCAGTTCGTCGCGCATGTTGAGCGGGTTGCCGCGCAGCTGCCGGAAGCTTCTGCGGCCGTCAATCTGTGCGAAGACCGTTACGCATTTATGGTCGCATTCTGCGCGATTGCACTGCGTGGCCAGGCGAATCTGCTGCCGCCTTCGCGAGCACCGCATGCGGTCGAGGAAGTGATGGCGGCTCATCCAGGGTGCCATGCGGTGGGCGACCGGCCGATGGATCCGTCGCCGCATCGCTATCACCCGTTGCCGGAACTGGCTGTCGATGCCGCGACTGCGTTGTGCGCAGAATGGCCGTCGATTGCTGCCATGCAGACGGTGGCCGTCGGCTATACCTCCGGCTCCACCGGCGCACCGCGTCCGAACACCAAGACCTGGCGCAGCTTGCATGCAAGCACTGCCGGCAATCTGCGCATGCTGCATCAGGTCGTTGGCGAACGTTTCGCCGTGGTAGCCACCGTGCCGCCGCAGCATATCTATGGCATCGAGATGTCCGTGCTACTGCCGTTGCTGGGCGATGTGCAGGTGCATTCAGGGCGGCCGTTCTTTCCGGCCGATATCGCCATGGCACTGGCGCAGGTGCCCGGGCCGCGTGTGCTCGTTACCACCCCGGTGCATCTGCGCGCGTTGGTCGAGTCGGGTGTGACGTTGCCGGCATTGGCCGCGATGCTTTCCGCCACGGCGCCCATGCCACCCGAACTGGCCGCGCAAGCCGAGCGCTGTTTCGACGCGCCGGTGATGGAAGTCTTCGGCTCCACCGAAACCTGCGCCTTCGCCTCGCGGCGCGTCACCGCAGACAGCCGCTGGTCGCTTTACCACGGCGTACACCTGCACCCGCAGCCGGATGGTACGCAGATCGAGGCGCCGCAACTGGATGTGCCCGCAACCCTGGCCGACATCGTGACCTTGCATGACGATGGACGCCGCTTCGAACTGTGCGGACGGCACGCCGACCTGCTCGAAATTGCCGGGAAACGTGCATCCCTGGGTGATCTCACACGTCGCTTGCTCGCCATTCCTGGCGTGAAGGACGGTGCGGTATTTCAGCTGGATGAGCCTGATGCCATCGGCGTCCGCCGGATTGCCGCGTTGGTGGTGGCGCCTGCGCTGGACGAGCACATCATCCTGGACGCACTGCGCGCATCCATCGACCCGGTCTTCCTGCCGCGCCCGCTGCGCCTGGTCGAAAGCTTGCCCCGCAATGAAACCGGCAAGCTCCCACGCGCCGCCTTACTGGATTTGCTCGCCCGTCACGTTCCCGCGTGA
- a CDS encoding LysM peptidoglycan-binding domain-containing protein: MIRKSIGLLAGMLVTVAVFAAGTQLRADHPDSYTVHRGDTLWSISARFLSKPWLWPEIWQANPQVRNPHLIYPGDVLDLSFINGGPSLRLEPAIHHEGEAIPAIPVDQLKPFLRDSRVVDPDAVKSAPYVMGFEEGDITGTSGRNLYVRNLNAVPGQRWAIVRPTHVFRTYGNSEAEDSDDMAANLVDSDVATSRTPWVEDWATDLGRATPNHTFRGKTLAMEVEVIGQAEVLRGGDPSTLLLLSSIMEIRAGDRLMPVDDNPYDPYYYPHPPKTLPADGRVIAFSHERMTQVGPNDVVVLSIGSKDGVDNGTTFSLWQPGEQVQDDVAHDVWNRYAYKPVTLPDEYVGHVMIFRTFNRVSYGLVMDGLKPVHLGAKVKMPE; the protein is encoded by the coding sequence ATGATCAGAAAGTCCATTGGGCTGCTGGCCGGCATGCTGGTCACAGTGGCCGTTTTTGCGGCCGGTACCCAGCTTCGTGCCGATCACCCTGACAGCTATACCGTGCATCGGGGCGACACCCTGTGGAGCATTTCCGCACGTTTCCTTTCCAAGCCTTGGCTATGGCCGGAAATCTGGCAGGCCAATCCTCAGGTGCGCAATCCGCATCTGATTTATCCAGGCGACGTGCTCGATCTGTCCTTTATCAATGGTGGTCCGTCGCTGCGGCTGGAACCGGCCATTCATCACGAAGGCGAAGCGATTCCGGCGATTCCGGTCGATCAGCTCAAGCCGTTCCTGCGCGACTCACGCGTGGTGGATCCGGATGCGGTCAAGAGCGCGCCGTACGTGATGGGCTTCGAGGAAGGTGATATCACCGGCACCTCGGGCCGCAATCTCTACGTGCGCAACCTCAATGCCGTGCCGGGCCAGCGTTGGGCGATCGTGCGTCCCACCCATGTATTCCGCACCTACGGCAACTCGGAAGCTGAGGACAGCGACGACATGGCGGCCAATCTGGTCGACAGCGACGTGGCAACCTCACGCACGCCGTGGGTGGAAGATTGGGCCACCGATCTTGGCCGCGCCACGCCCAACCACACGTTCCGGGGCAAGACCCTGGCGATGGAAGTGGAAGTGATCGGCCAGGCCGAAGTGCTGCGTGGCGGTGATCCATCGACCTTGCTGCTGCTCAGCTCGATCATGGAAATCCGCGCCGGCGACCGCCTGATGCCGGTCGACGACAATCCGTATGACCCGTACTACTACCCGCATCCGCCCAAGACCCTGCCAGCCGATGGACGCGTGATTGCCTTCTCTCACGAGCGCATGACCCAGGTCGGCCCGAACGACGTGGTGGTGCTGTCGATCGGTTCGAAGGATGGTGTCGACAATGGCACGACGTTCTCGCTGTGGCAGCCGGGTGAACAGGTGCAGGACGACGTGGCTCACGACGTGTGGAATCGCTATGCCTACAAGCCGGTCACCTTGCCGGATGAGTACGTGGGCCACGTGATGATCTTCCGCACCTTCAACCGCGTGAGCTATGGCTTGGTGATGGATGGCCTCAAGCCGGTTCACCTTGGCGCCAAGGTGAAGATGCCGGAGTAA
- a CDS encoding L-threonylcarbamoyladenylate synthase, with product MPALYTLTQLQDAAEALHEGGVLAYPTEAVFGLGCDPHNRAAFERIFTLKQRPATQGVLLIAADFAQIERYVDMAEVPAGVLAQVRASWPGPFTWVFPRSAEVPDWVAGTHPGIALRVSGHAPAAALCRAFGGALVSTSANIHGKPPARDLETVIGYFGEGLDGIVDAPLGGAAQPTTIRDALTGAIIRT from the coding sequence ATGCCTGCGCTATATACCCTCACCCAACTCCAGGACGCCGCCGAAGCGCTTCACGAAGGCGGTGTCCTTGCGTATCCCACCGAAGCCGTCTTCGGCCTCGGCTGCGATCCGCATAACCGTGCTGCCTTCGAGCGCATCTTCACCCTGAAGCAACGGCCAGCCACGCAGGGTGTTTTGTTGATCGCCGCCGACTTTGCGCAGATCGAACGCTACGTCGACATGGCGGAAGTCCCCGCCGGGGTGCTGGCGCAAGTCCGCGCAAGCTGGCCGGGACCCTTCACCTGGGTATTTCCACGCAGTGCCGAGGTGCCGGATTGGGTCGCCGGCACCCATCCCGGCATCGCCTTACGCGTCAGCGGGCATGCCCCGGCCGCTGCGCTTTGCCGGGCGTTCGGCGGAGCGCTGGTCTCGACGAGCGCCAATATCCACGGCAAGCCGCCCGCGCGGGATCTGGAGACGGTCATCGGCTATTTTGGCGAAGGGCTGGATGGCATAGTTGATGCGCCGCTCGGCGGAGCAGCTCAGCCAACCACCATCCGCGACGCTTTGACCGGCGCTATCATTCGAACCTGA
- the def gene encoding peptide deformylase yields the protein MSVLTILEFPDPRLRTKAEPVSVFDAPLKQFVDDMFETMYAANGVGLAATQVNVHKRVLVADMSEERNQPLALINAEIIEKEGSQVYEEGCLSFPGIYADVTRALKVKVRAQDVEGKTFELEVEGPLAVCIQHEMDHLAGKVFVDYLSPLKRSILLKRMEKQRKQAANG from the coding sequence ATGTCCGTACTGACCATTCTTGAATTCCCTGATCCGCGACTGCGCACCAAGGCCGAACCGGTCTCGGTTTTCGATGCTCCATTGAAACAGTTCGTCGATGACATGTTCGAGACGATGTACGCCGCCAATGGTGTCGGCCTGGCCGCCACCCAGGTCAACGTGCACAAGCGCGTACTGGTGGCCGACATGAGCGAAGAGCGCAATCAGCCCCTGGCGCTGATCAACGCCGAGATCATCGAGAAAGAAGGCTCGCAAGTCTATGAGGAAGGCTGCCTCTCCTTCCCCGGCATCTATGCGGACGTGACCCGCGCGCTGAAAGTGAAGGTTCGCGCGCAGGATGTGGAAGGCAAGACCTTTGAATTGGAAGTGGAAGGCCCGCTGGCGGTATGCATCCAGCATGAAATGGATCATCTGGCCGGCAAAGTCTTTGTGGACTACCTGTCGCCGCTGAAGCGCTCGATCCTGCTCAAGCGCATGGAAAAGCAGCGCAAGCAGGCCGCAAACGGCTGA
- the dprA gene encoding DNA-processing protein DprA encodes MNKQAELRDWLIVLRTPRLGPVGLRELLSSAGSISQVLAQLQRQASSLDAKAQAWLKQPDEARIAADLAWLAEPGHQLLRCTEADFPPQLESVPQPPVALFVSGDASLLLRPQVAIVGARNATAAGQSTARTFANYLAQAGFVITSGLADGIDGVAHEAALDAGLATVAVIGTGPDRVYPRRHSGLSARMEAQGALVSEFPPGTAARADHFPRRNRIIAGLSLGTLVVEAGLQSGSLITARLAGEQGREVFAVPGSIHNPLARGCHRLIRDGARLVESAPEIVETLVPAARALGTELALRLERAPAIKAERGQAAAGGWRDDPEYQRLLEVLGHDPAALDELAERTGQNASALSSMLLMLELEGCIEGLPGGRYQRLPGV; translated from the coding sequence ATGAACAAACAAGCGGAACTGCGGGATTGGCTGATCGTCCTGCGCACGCCCCGATTGGGGCCGGTTGGGCTGCGGGAGCTGTTGTCTTCGGCAGGAAGCATTAGTCAGGTACTGGCGCAACTCCAGCGTCAGGCATCGTCGCTCGATGCCAAGGCCCAGGCATGGCTCAAACAGCCGGATGAAGCACGGATCGCCGCCGATCTGGCGTGGCTGGCCGAACCAGGCCATCAGCTGCTGCGTTGCACGGAAGCGGATTTTCCTCCCCAGTTGGAAAGCGTTCCGCAGCCGCCGGTGGCGCTGTTTGTCAGCGGCGATGCCAGCTTGCTGCTACGGCCGCAGGTGGCGATTGTGGGCGCGCGCAACGCGACTGCTGCCGGCCAATCCACGGCGCGCACCTTTGCCAACTATCTGGCGCAGGCGGGTTTCGTCATCACCAGCGGCCTCGCTGATGGCATCGATGGCGTTGCACATGAAGCGGCATTGGATGCCGGCTTGGCTACCGTGGCGGTGATCGGCACGGGGCCGGATCGGGTGTATCCACGCAGGCATAGCGGGCTGTCGGCACGGATGGAGGCGCAAGGTGCGCTGGTCAGCGAGTTCCCACCAGGCACGGCCGCCCGTGCCGATCATTTCCCGCGACGCAATCGCATCATTGCCGGACTCTCGCTGGGCACACTGGTGGTGGAGGCCGGGCTGCAATCGGGCTCCCTGATTACCGCCCGGCTGGCTGGAGAACAGGGACGGGAGGTATTCGCCGTGCCCGGTTCCATCCATAATCCGCTCGCGCGCGGTTGTCACCGCCTGATCCGGGACGGTGCGCGGCTGGTCGAAAGTGCCCCGGAGATCGTCGAAACCTTGGTTCCCGCCGCGCGAGCGCTGGGGACCGAGCTGGCCTTGCGCCTGGAGCGAGCACCGGCAATCAAGGCGGAACGCGGTCAGGCGGCGGCTGGTGGCTGGCGCGACGATCCGGAGTACCAACGGCTGCTGGAGGTGCTCGGGCACGATCCAGCGGCGTTGGACGAGCTGGCGGAGCGTACCGGGCAAAATGCCTCCGCACTGTCATCCATGCTGCTCATGCTGGAGCTGGAAGGTTGTATCGAAGGCCTGCCTGGGGGTCGTTACCAACGATTGCCAGGAGTGTGA
- a CDS encoding DNA topoisomerase I, with protein MAKNLLIVESPAKAKTINKYLGKDFQVLASYGHVRDLKPKEGAVDTEHDFAMKYEVIERNEKHVDAIAKAAKVADDIYLATDLDREGEAISWHISEILKERGISKGKQMHRVVFSEITPKAIKAAVAAPRALSHDLVDAQQARRALDYLVGFNLSPVLWRKVQRGLSAGRVQSPALRMIVEREEEIEAFVAREYWTVEAQLKHADGDFSARLTKLNGKKFEQFDLTNETDATAARAALKEAARGQLTVSEVGSKERKRRPAPPFTTSTLQQEAARKLGFTTSRTMKIAQGLYEGVGLGTEGNVGLITYMRTDSTALSDDAVGELRQLIARDYGNKALPDGPQVYRTKSKNAQEAHEAIRPTSAMRTPREVTQFLNDEQRKLYELIWKRTVACQMIHATMNTVSVDFDVKHVKGGDAAFRATGTTVVDPGFLAVYEEGRDQKTAEDDDEGRRLPRMEKGEQVPLQDIVTDQHFTEPPPRFSEASLVKALEEYGIGRPSTYASIIQVLQNREYVLLDNRRFRPTDVGRAVSKFLTQHFTQYVDYDFTAKLEDELDAVSRGEEAWVPLMQRFWQPFKQQVEEKTESVDRSEATGARELGSDPKSGKPVSVRLGRYGPYAQIGDKDVDEKLQFASLRPGQSMHTITLEEAIELFKLPRKLGQAENGDEVSVGVGRFGPFVKQGSTYASLKAEDDPYTIELPRALQIVQEKLELIANRIIKDFGNGVQILNGRFGPYITDGEKNARIPKDQEPKDLTEAQCVELLAAAPVKKGRFAKKTATKKAESATKKAAAKKTATTKTATKKTAAKKTAAKKTATKKTAAKKAATKKAKV; from the coding sequence ATGGCAAAGAACCTGCTCATCGTCGAGTCACCGGCTAAGGCCAAGACGATCAACAAATACCTCGGCAAGGACTTTCAGGTCCTGGCTTCCTACGGGCACGTGCGCGACCTGAAGCCGAAAGAGGGGGCGGTCGACACCGAGCATGACTTCGCCATGAAGTACGAGGTGATCGAACGCAACGAGAAACACGTTGACGCCATCGCCAAGGCGGCCAAGGTGGCCGACGACATCTACCTCGCGACCGACTTGGATCGCGAAGGCGAGGCGATCAGCTGGCACATCAGCGAAATCCTGAAAGAGCGCGGCATCAGTAAGGGCAAGCAGATGCATCGCGTGGTGTTCTCGGAAATCACGCCCAAGGCGATCAAGGCTGCCGTCGCCGCGCCACGTGCGCTGTCGCACGATCTGGTCGATGCGCAGCAGGCACGCCGCGCGCTGGATTACCTGGTGGGCTTCAACCTCTCGCCGGTGCTGTGGCGCAAAGTGCAGCGCGGCCTGTCCGCCGGCCGCGTGCAGAGTCCCGCGCTGCGCATGATCGTGGAGCGCGAGGAAGAGATCGAAGCCTTCGTTGCCCGCGAATACTGGACGGTGGAGGCGCAGCTCAAGCACGCCGACGGCGATTTCAGCGCGCGCCTGACCAAGCTCAACGGCAAGAAATTCGAGCAGTTCGACCTCACCAACGAAACGGATGCGACGGCGGCACGCGCTGCGCTGAAGGAAGCTGCTCGCGGGCAGCTCACCGTCAGCGAAGTCGGCAGCAAGGAGCGCAAGCGTCGTCCTGCGCCGCCGTTCACCACCTCCACCTTGCAGCAGGAGGCTGCGCGCAAGCTGGGCTTTACCACCAGCCGTACCATGAAAATCGCGCAGGGTCTGTATGAAGGCGTGGGTTTGGGCACCGAAGGCAATGTCGGCCTGATTACCTACATGCGTACCGACTCCACCGCGTTGTCGGACGATGCCGTGGGCGAGCTGCGCCAACTGATTGCACGCGACTACGGCAACAAAGCGCTGCCGGATGGTCCGCAGGTCTATCGCACCAAATCCAAGAACGCACAGGAAGCGCACGAAGCGATTCGTCCTACCTCGGCCATGCGCACGCCGCGTGAAGTGACGCAGTTCCTCAACGACGAACAGCGCAAGCTCTACGAGTTGATCTGGAAGCGCACCGTTGCCTGCCAGATGATCCACGCGACCATGAACACGGTGTCGGTGGATTTCGACGTCAAGCATGTAAAGGGCGGTGACGCGGCGTTTCGCGCCACCGGCACCACCGTCGTCGATCCTGGCTTTCTTGCCGTCTACGAAGAAGGCCGTGATCAGAAGACTGCCGAGGACGATGACGAAGGCCGCCGCCTGCCGCGCATGGAAAAGGGCGAGCAGGTGCCACTGCAGGACATCGTCACCGATCAGCATTTCACCGAACCGCCGCCGCGCTTCTCCGAAGCCAGCCTGGTGAAGGCGCTGGAGGAATACGGCATCGGCCGTCCGTCCACTTACGCCAGCATCATCCAGGTGTTGCAGAACCGCGAATACGTGCTGCTGGACAACCGCCGCTTCCGTCCCACCGATGTGGGCCGCGCAGTCAGCAAGTTCCTGACCCAGCATTTCACCCAGTACGTCGATTACGACTTCACCGCCAAGCTCGAAGACGAGCTCGATGCGGTGAGCCGCGGCGAAGAAGCCTGGGTGCCGCTGATGCAGCGCTTCTGGCAACCATTCAAGCAGCAGGTTGAAGAAAAGACGGAGTCGGTCGACCGCAGCGAGGCTACGGGCGCACGCGAGCTGGGTAGCGATCCGAAATCCGGCAAGCCGGTGTCGGTGCGTCTGGGCCGTTATGGACCGTACGCGCAGATCGGCGACAAAGACGTGGACGAGAAGCTGCAGTTCGCTTCGCTGCGTCCGGGCCAGAGCATGCACACGATCACGCTGGAAGAGGCGATCGAACTGTTCAAGCTGCCGCGCAAGCTCGGCCAAGCCGAGAATGGCGATGAAGTCTCGGTCGGTGTCGGTCGTTTCGGCCCCTTCGTGAAGCAGGGCAGCACCTATGCCTCGTTGAAGGCGGAAGATGATCCGTACACCATCGAGTTGCCGCGTGCGCTGCAGATCGTGCAGGAAAAGCTTGAGCTGATCGCCAACCGCATCATCAAGGACTTCGGCAACGGCGTGCAGATCCTCAATGGCCGCTTTGGTCCGTACATCACCGATGGTGAAAAGAATGCGCGCATTCCCAAGGATCAGGAGCCCAAAGACCTGACCGAAGCGCAGTGCGTGGAATTGCTGGCGGCGGCGCCGGTCAAGAAGGGTCGTTTTGCCAAGAAGACCGCGACTAAGAAGGCTGAGTCGGCGACGAAGAAAGCGGCAGCCAAAAAGACGGCGACGACGAAGACCGCAACCAAAAAAACGGCGGCCAAGAAAACCGCGGCCAAGAAAACAGCAACGAAAAAGACCGCTGCGAAAAAAGCCGCAACGAAAAAAGCAAAGGTCTGA
- the rsmB gene encoding 16S rRNA (cytosine(967)-C(5))-methyltransferase RsmB gives MTDTRALAAQALADVALRGISLRQAMEQKAPQLRDPRDRALLMALLSDGARWWLRFDAALDHLLDKPLRRKEPEVHALLVLGLVQLEVLQLQDYAAVAATVEATRALKRPRLAGLANAVLRRWQRERVELLAKLDAQPQTRYAMPPWLVKAIAADWPTQQDGVLADGNREPPLMLRANRRRVTRDALAEQLRAAGYTADPHPWLADGIVLPHSSDVTRMPGFAEGLFAVQDGAAQVAADVADVRNGQRILDACAAPGGKACHLLERADIALTALEFDAARATRIQQNLDRLGLQADVRVGDAGEPSKWWDGQPFDRILIDAPCSATGVLRRRPDVRLHRRASDIDALVAQQRRILAALWPLLAPGGRLVYITCSLLRAENEAVVESFFTGRDDVRAVPVHLPVGQAATCGWQILPGEGDLDGMYYAVFERC, from the coding sequence ATGACCGATACCCGCGCACTGGCCGCGCAGGCGCTGGCGGATGTCGCACTCCGCGGCATATCGCTGCGCCAAGCGATGGAACAAAAGGCGCCGCAACTGCGCGATCCGCGTGATCGCGCCTTGCTGATGGCCTTGCTCAGCGACGGCGCACGCTGGTGGCTGCGCTTCGATGCAGCCCTCGATCATCTGCTGGACAAACCGCTGCGCCGCAAAGAGCCGGAGGTGCACGCGCTGTTGGTGCTCGGACTGGTGCAGTTGGAAGTACTCCAACTGCAGGACTACGCCGCCGTCGCCGCCACCGTGGAAGCCACGCGTGCACTCAAGCGTCCACGCCTGGCCGGCCTCGCCAATGCCGTGCTGCGCCGCTGGCAGCGCGAACGCGTGGAACTGCTGGCCAAGCTCGATGCCCAACCGCAGACGCGTTACGCCATGCCGCCGTGGCTGGTCAAAGCCATTGCCGCCGACTGGCCGACGCAACAGGATGGCGTGCTCGCCGACGGTAATCGCGAGCCGCCACTGATGTTGCGCGCAAACCGTCGCCGCGTGACGCGCGACGCGCTGGCCGAACAATTGCGCGCCGCAGGCTACACGGCCGATCCGCATCCCTGGCTGGCCGACGGCATCGTGCTGCCGCACAGCAGCGATGTCACCCGCATGCCGGGTTTTGCCGAAGGCTTGTTTGCGGTGCAGGACGGCGCCGCACAAGTCGCTGCAGATGTTGCGGATGTGCGCAACGGTCAACGCATACTCGACGCCTGCGCCGCACCGGGCGGCAAGGCCTGCCATCTGCTGGAACGCGCGGATATCGCGCTCACCGCGCTGGAATTCGACGCCGCGCGCGCCACACGCATCCAACAGAATCTGGATCGTCTGGGCTTGCAGGCGGACGTGCGCGTGGGCGATGCCGGCGAGCCGTCAAAGTGGTGGGATGGCCAGCCTTTTGACCGCATCCTGATCGACGCTCCCTGCTCGGCGACCGGCGTCCTGCGGCGGCGTCCCGATGTGCGATTGCATCGCCGAGCCAGCGATATCGACGCACTGGTGGCGCAACAGCGACGCATTCTTGCCGCGCTATGGCCGCTGCTCGCGCCGGGCGGGCGTCTGGTCTACATCACCTGTTCGCTGCTCCGCGCGGAAAACGAGGCCGTCGTCGAGAGCTTCTTTACGGGTCGTGATGACGTGCGAGCCGTGCCCGTGCACTTGCCGGTCGGGCAAGCCGCCACGTGCGGCTGGCAGATCCTGCCGGGCGAAGGCGATCTCGACGGCATGTACTATGCCGTGTTCGAGCGGTGCTGA
- the purD gene encoding phosphoribosylamine--glycine ligase, which translates to MKVLVIGNGGREHALAWKLKQSRRVSEVIVAPGNAGTAHEHGLRNADVAVNDVDGLLALAKAEKVELTVVGPEVPLVAGVVDKFRAAGLRIFGPRAIAAQLEGSKAFAKDFLLRHNIPTARYAVFTELNPALAYVREHGAPIVIKADGLAAGKGVVVALTLGDAELALHDMLGAHAFGEASARVVIEEFLDGEEASYIVMSDGTHALPMASSQDHKRRDDNDLGPNTGGMGAYSPAPVVTPEVEKRILKEVIEPTLHGMAAEGAPFIGFLYAGLMIDKHGAPKVIEFNVRFGDPETQPIMLRLKSDFVDLIEAALDGELHHTHVQWDARPSIGVVMAAGGYPGKVKSGDLIEGLEDDLGPDVKVFQAGTKLDAHGRAITAGGRVLTVCALGKDIAAARENAYQAVSKIHFDGAFCRRDIAHRALRRL; encoded by the coding sequence ATGAAAGTTCTGGTTATCGGCAACGGCGGTCGCGAGCACGCGCTGGCGTGGAAGCTCAAGCAATCGCGGCGCGTCAGTGAGGTGATCGTGGCGCCCGGTAACGCGGGTACTGCGCACGAGCATGGCCTGCGCAATGCCGATGTGGCGGTCAACGATGTCGATGGTCTGCTGGCGCTGGCCAAGGCTGAAAAAGTCGAGCTCACCGTGGTTGGCCCCGAAGTGCCGTTGGTGGCTGGCGTAGTCGATAAATTCCGCGCCGCAGGCCTGCGCATCTTCGGGCCGCGTGCTATCGCTGCGCAGTTGGAAGGCTCCAAAGCCTTCGCCAAGGATTTCCTGCTTCGCCACAACATTCCCACCGCACGCTACGCAGTGTTCACCGAACTCAATCCAGCCCTGGCCTACGTGCGCGAACATGGCGCACCGATCGTGATCAAGGCCGATGGCTTGGCTGCCGGCAAAGGTGTGGTGGTTGCACTCACTTTGGGTGATGCGGAACTTGCCTTGCACGACATGCTGGGTGCTCATGCCTTTGGTGAAGCCTCGGCGCGTGTGGTGATCGAGGAATTCCTCGATGGCGAGGAAGCCAGCTACATCGTGATGAGCGACGGTACGCACGCGCTGCCGATGGCCAGCAGCCAGGATCATAAGCGCCGCGACGATAACGACCTCGGTCCCAACACCGGAGGCATGGGTGCGTATTCCCCCGCGCCAGTCGTCACACCGGAAGTGGAAAAGCGCATTCTCAAGGAAGTGATCGAGCCGACCCTGCACGGCATGGCCGCCGAGGGCGCGCCTTTCATCGGTTTTCTCTACGCGGGCCTGATGATCGACAAGCATGGTGCACCCAAGGTGATCGAATTCAACGTGCGTTTCGGCGATCCGGAAACCCAGCCGATCATGTTGCGCCTGAAGTCCGACTTCGTTGACCTGATCGAAGCCGCGCTCGATGGTGAGCTGCATCACACGCACGTGCAATGGGATGCGCGGCCGTCTATCGGTGTGGTGATGGCAGCGGGCGGCTATCCAGGCAAGGTAAAGAGCGGCGATCTGATCGAAGGCTTGGAGGACGATCTCGGTCCAGACGTCAAAGTATTCCAAGCCGGCACCAAGCTCGACGCGCACGGTCGTGCCATTACCGCAGGCGGACGTGTGCTGACGGTGTGTGCCCTTGGCAAGGACATTGCCGCGGCGCGTGAAAACGCCTATCAGGCAGTGAGCAAGATTCATTTCGACGGTGCATTTTGCCGTCGTGATATCGCGCATCGCGCCTTGCGGCGTCTTTGA
- the fmt gene encoding methionyl-tRNA formyltransferase, whose amino-acid sequence MHPFRVVFAGTPEFSVPCLEACRTSGAEVVAVYTQPDRPAGRGRKLTPSPVKEAALAAGIPVEQPETLKSAEAREKLAAYRPDLMVVVAYGLILSRKVLAIPRLGCWNVHASLLPRWRGAAPIQRAILAGDAETGVDLMHMEAGLDTGPVLLERRTPISREDTGGTLHDRLSLLGADVLTEGLGRILAHETLQARPQSEEGVMYAHKLEKAEARLDFTQPALALEHQVRAFDPWPVAEGEIAGENLRIWAAHAIEHDTQTAPGSVIMARREGIDIACGDGVLRVTALQRAGSKRISAADYLNARPELRGNR is encoded by the coding sequence GTGCATCCCTTTCGCGTTGTTTTCGCCGGCACGCCGGAATTCTCCGTCCCCTGTCTTGAGGCCTGCCGCACCAGCGGCGCTGAAGTGGTGGCGGTCTATACGCAACCCGACAGACCGGCTGGCCGTGGACGCAAACTCACGCCAAGCCCGGTCAAGGAAGCCGCGCTGGCAGCCGGCATTCCCGTCGAACAACCCGAAACATTGAAGAGTGCCGAAGCACGCGAAAAACTGGCGGCTTACCGTCCCGACCTGATGGTGGTGGTGGCGTACGGGCTGATCCTGTCGCGCAAGGTACTGGCCATTCCCCGCCTTGGCTGCTGGAACGTCCATGCCAGCTTGCTACCGCGCTGGCGTGGTGCGGCGCCGATCCAGCGCGCCATTCTCGCGGGCGATGCGGAAACCGGCGTGGACCTGATGCACATGGAAGCAGGTCTCGACACCGGACCGGTGCTGCTCGAACGCCGCACCCCGATCAGCCGCGAGGATACGGGCGGCACGCTGCATGACCGGCTCTCCCTGCTCGGCGCAGATGTCCTCACCGAAGGTCTTGGCCGCATCCTTGCCCATGAAACACTGCAAGCACGCCCCCAGTCCGAAGAAGGCGTGATGTACGCGCACAAACTGGAGAAGGCAGAAGCGCGACTGGATTTCACCCAGCCCGCGCTTGCGCTGGAACATCAGGTCCGCGCCTTCGATCCCTGGCCGGTGGCCGAAGGCGAGATAGCCGGTGAAAACCTGCGCATCTGGGCCGCGCACGCCATCGAGCATGACACGCAGACCGCGCCAGGCAGTGTGATCATGGCGCGCCGCGAGGGCATCGATATCGCCTGTGGCGATGGCGTGCTGCGCGTCACCGCCTTACAACGCGCGGGCAGCAAGCGCATCAGTGCTGCCGACTATCTCAATGCACGCCCTGAGCTGCGCGGCAACCGATGA